Proteins from one Periplaneta americana isolate PAMFEO1 chromosome 6, P.americana_PAMFEO1_priV1, whole genome shotgun sequence genomic window:
- the Arp10 gene encoding actin-related protein 10 — translation MPLYEGIGLTEKQAVVIDIGAAYTKFGFAGESGPRCIVRTEIRCPETKQVKKVLNYSSKEELYDLLVEFLHNLYFRHLLVSPKDRRVVVVESLLCPTVFRETLAKVFFRHFEVSSLLFVPSHLVSLCTLGVNTALILDVGYVEAVLIPVYEGVPVLHAWQAQPRAAEAVESSLKSMLLNHNEKEDFPDSTIEDIKVRTCFVTKLDRATKLDEVDPPPDVLYREGGSDTFTVPGKVREAAYEVLFEQDNDQISVATMILDAIVKCPIDMRKPLAENILVIGGTAMTPGFKARLLEELKHLLKDPKYASKLALKTFKFHKPPAKENYVAWLGGAIFGGTDMISTRSLTKEAYLKHNNVPDWADLSYNCREEDKISL, via the exons aTGCCGTTATATGAGGGTATAGGTTTGACTGAAAAACAGGCTGTAGTTATAGACATTGGAGCAGCATATACAAA GTTTGGGTTTGCTGGGGAATCAGGACCAAGATGTATTGTACGGACAGAAATCAGATGTCCAGAAACAAAACAAGTGAAAAAAGTCTTGAATTACTCAAGCAAGGAAGAATTGTACGACCTTCTAGTAGAATTTCTTCACAATTTATATTTCAG ACATCTTCTTGTCAGTCCTAAGGACAGAAGAGTTGTAGTAGTTGAATCGCTACTTTGTCCAACAGTATTTAGAGAGACATTAGCAAAAGTATTTTTCCGGCACTTTGAG GTGTCATCCTTGCTTTTTGTTCCATCTCACCTAGTGTCTTTGTGCACGCTTGGTGTCAACACTGCCTTGATTCTGGATGTCGGATATGTAGAAGCAGTGCTGATACCTGTATATGAAGGTGTCCCTGTGCTACATGCCTGGCAGGCACAACCTCGGGCTGCTGAGGCTGTTGAGAG CTCACTGAAGAGTATGTTACTGAATCATAATGAGAAAGAAGACTTCCCAGATTCGACCATAGAAGATATAAAAG TGCGAACATGTTTCGTAACCAAATTAGATCGAGCTACAAAATTAGATGAAGTTGATCCACCACCAGACGTTCTGTATCGGGAAGGTGGCAGTGATACATTCACAGTTCCTGGTAAAGTGAGAGAGGCAGCATATGAAGTACTGTTTGAACAGGACAATGACCAGATATCTGTTGCTACAATGATCCTAGACGCAATTGTTAAG TGTCCCATAGACATGAGGAAGCCCCTTGCGGAAAACATCTTGGTTATAGGAGGCACAGCCATGACTCCTGGTTTCAAAGCAAGACTTTTGGAAGAGTTGAAACACCTCTTGAAAGATCCAAAATATGCGTCAAAATTGgcacttaaaacattcaaatttcacAAACCACCGGCAAAAGAGAACTATGTTGCCTGGCTGGGAG gAGCCATTTTTGGAGGAACTGATATGATTTCAACACGTTCCCTCACGAAAGAAGCATACTTAAAGCATAATAATGTACCAGATTGGGCAGATTTATCTTACAATTGCCGAGAAGAAGATAAAATAtcactataa